From the Luteolibacter rhizosphaerae genome, one window contains:
- a CDS encoding polyphosphate kinase 2 family protein translates to MKIGESIKRYRVKPGDKVDLAAWDAGDCSLFSGGKIESQTVFDELRDELQALQKVLYAQNKHRVLIVLQAMDTGGKDGCVKHVFSRVDPQGVNVKAFKKPSEEELAHDFLWRVHPHVPGNGQIVIFNRSHYEDILAVRVKKLFGDEVWKRRYRHVTDFERMLAEEGTTIIKMFLQISKDEQKRRLESRLANPAKHWKLNPDDMSDRARWSEFQKAYEDLIEKTSTDQAPWYIIPGDRKWYRNLVVARIMVDTLRGLRMDYPKPDWDPASVKIV, encoded by the coding sequence ATGAAAATCGGCGAATCCATCAAGCGGTACCGGGTGAAACCCGGAGACAAGGTGGACCTCGCCGCGTGGGATGCCGGCGATTGCTCGCTTTTCAGCGGTGGCAAGATCGAGTCCCAGACGGTTTTCGACGAGCTGCGGGACGAGTTGCAGGCGCTGCAGAAGGTGCTCTATGCGCAGAACAAGCACCGCGTGCTGATCGTGCTGCAGGCGATGGACACCGGCGGCAAGGACGGGTGCGTGAAGCATGTCTTCTCCCGGGTGGATCCGCAGGGGGTGAACGTGAAGGCCTTCAAGAAGCCGAGCGAGGAGGAGCTGGCCCACGATTTCCTGTGGCGGGTGCATCCGCATGTGCCGGGGAACGGCCAGATCGTGATCTTCAACCGCAGCCACTACGAGGACATCCTGGCGGTGCGGGTGAAGAAGCTCTTCGGCGACGAGGTGTGGAAGCGGCGTTACCGGCACGTGACGGACTTCGAGCGGATGCTGGCGGAGGAGGGGACGACGATCATCAAGATGTTCCTGCAGATCTCGAAGGACGAGCAGAAGCGCCGGCTGGAATCCCGGCTGGCGAATCCGGCGAAGCACTGGAAGCTCAACCCGGACGACATGTCCGACCGCGCGCGCTGGAGTGAATTCCAGAAGGCGTATGAGGATCTGATCGAGAAGACGAGCACGGACCAAGCGCCGTGGTACATCATCCCGGGCGACCGGAAGTGGTACCGCAACCTGGTGGTGGCGCGGATCATGGTGGATACGCTGCGGGGGCTGCGGATGGATTACCCGAAGCCGGACTGGGATCCCGCCTCCGTGAAGATCGTTTGA